One part of the Moraxella sp. FZFQ2102 genome encodes these proteins:
- a CDS encoding peptidylprolyl isomerase, with protein MRQNFLAKAMAIAISSMVLTTGLAHASLSGNSTDGVVALVNDEVILKSELSTAAAVIGEQLRKAGTEATQKQINTLALDELITRKLQMSLINRSGMVTNENVINQQLLQIAQSQGLTSLSELQAKLDGEKAGQYAQLRNSLIENAAISALWKNQVENRVYISDQEIETFLRSPEGAKIANSDQVLVPEWQTSHILARIDDTQNAAITEQKINALYAEIEKGADFKTLAATYSDDPGSAEQYGSLGWVSEGQMVPEFETVMKTTEAGSYSKPFRSQFGWHILKVDNKRERDVTNQYRKNAAREYLFTRQAPQAEEDWLQELRSSAYIKIYE; from the coding sequence ATGCGACAAAATTTTTTGGCCAAGGCGATGGCAATCGCGATCAGTAGTATGGTGCTGACCACTGGGCTTGCTCATGCATCTTTATCAGGTAACAGCACCGATGGTGTCGTGGCTTTGGTGAATGATGAAGTCATCTTAAAAAGTGAGCTGAGCACTGCAGCGGCGGTGATCGGTGAGCAGCTGCGCAAGGCGGGCACTGAAGCAACCCAAAAGCAAATTAACACGCTGGCACTTGACGAGCTGATCACGCGTAAATTACAAATGAGCCTAATCAATCGCTCAGGCATGGTGACCAACGAAAATGTCATCAATCAGCAACTGCTACAAATTGCCCAGTCGCAAGGCTTGACCAGTCTAAGCGAACTGCAAGCCAAACTTGATGGTGAAAAAGCAGGTCAATACGCACAGCTGCGCAACAGCTTGATCGAAAATGCGGCAATCTCTGCCCTATGGAAAAACCAAGTCGAAAACCGCGTGTATATCAGCGATCAAGAGATTGAGACTTTCCTGCGCTCACCAGAAGGCGCAAAAATCGCCAACTCTGATCAGGTACTCGTCCCAGAATGGCAAACTAGCCACATCTTAGCGCGTATCGATGATACTCAAAACGCCGCCATTACTGAACAAAAAATCAACGCCCTGTACGCTGAGATCGAAAAAGGCGCGGATTTTAAAACTTTAGCGGCGACTTATTCAGATGATCCAGGTTCAGCTGAGCAATACGGCAGCCTAGGTTGGGTGTCTGAAGGTCAGATGGTGCCTGAGTTTGAAACTGTGATGAAAACCACCGAAGCAGGCAGCTATTCTAAGCCATTCCGTTCACAATTTGGCTGGCATATCCTAAAAGTAGATAATAAACGCGAGCGCGATGTCACCAATCAATACCGCAAAAATGCCGCGCGCGAGTATCTATTCACACGCCAAGCGCCACAAGCTGAAGAAGATTGGCTACAAGAGTTGCGTTCAAGTGCTTATATCAAAATCTACGAATAA
- a CDS encoding DUF262 domain-containing protein, translating into MTNSQTKNGIARLSIKELFEAQDKYIIPIYQRNYAWTDAEVGQLIDDIRRHTRGQYYLGSLTVKKRTDGCFEVIDGQQRLTTLYLLLSVLKSPFNLELSFEHRETSKNELNIIKQNGELTDKNSSQIATIYHYLQSNAKKLFGSDNTNQQNFLEKLLTKAQIIRTEIPENTDLNQYFERMNNRGEQLEHHEVIKAKLMSKLSDDKDDQAVFSAIWNACSDMSRYAVSSFSSDERRELFEDKGEYFWLYENFDNIRKNFPKTQKAKNDSDKSTDGQSDDESKTLSKILEPTHHIAIDEKSMDKPERFTSIIDFPNFLAQVLYLFLKDKDKDKDKDKIKDDIHRLDDGNLIEQFECSGLFDNAKDIKAFAVYLLRGCTR; encoded by the coding sequence ATGACCAATTCACAAACTAAAAACGGTATTGCGCGACTATCCATCAAAGAACTGTTTGAAGCCCAAGATAAATACATTATCCCCATTTATCAACGCAACTATGCATGGACAGATGCAGAAGTTGGACAGCTGATTGATGATATCCGTCGCCATACACGGGGTCAGTATTATTTGGGCAGTTTGACCGTCAAAAAGCGTACCGATGGCTGTTTTGAAGTGATTGACGGTCAGCAGCGATTAACTACACTATATTTACTATTGTCCGTGCTTAAGTCTCCATTCAATCTGGAATTATCTTTTGAACATCGCGAGACGTCAAAGAATGAATTAAATATTATAAAGCAAAATGGTGAACTTACTGACAAAAATAGCAGTCAAATTGCCACGATTTATCATTATCTACAATCCAATGCTAAGAAGCTATTTGGCAGTGATAATACCAATCAGCAAAATTTTTTGGAAAAATTATTAACAAAAGCACAAATCATTCGCACCGAAATTCCAGAAAATACGGATTTAAATCAATATTTTGAGCGCATGAACAATCGTGGCGAACAGCTAGAGCACCACGAAGTTATCAAAGCCAAATTGATGAGCAAATTATCTGATGATAAAGATGATCAGGCGGTATTTTCTGCCATTTGGAATGCCTGCTCGGACATGAGCCGTTATGCGGTGTCATCATTTTCTAGTGATGAACGGCGAGAATTATTTGAGGATAAAGGCGAATATTTTTGGCTTTATGAGAATTTTGATAATATTAGAAAAAATTTTCCAAAAACTCAAAAGGCTAAAAATGACTCTGACAAAAGTACTGATGGTCAGTCTGATGACGAATCCAAAACTTTGTCAAAAATTTTGGAGCCAACTCATCATATTGCCATCGATGAGAAGTCAATGGATAAACCAGAACGCTTTACTTCCATCATTGATTTTCCGAACTTTTTGGCGCAGGTATTGTATCTGTTTTTAAAAGACAAGGATAAGGATAAGGATAAGGATAAAATCAAAGATGACATTCATCGCTTGGATGATGGCAATCTGATTGAGCAGTTTGAGTGCTCTGGCTTGTTTGACAATGCTAAAGATATTAAAGCGTTTGCTGTATATTTATTAAGGGGCTGTACTAGATAA
- a CDS encoding PP2C family serine/threonine-protein phosphatase: protein MTYQIQAVNWRGGMAYQQDAVLIAPKVYQHKGLISRCYDAKQFCIAVADGVSASPYSALASRTLLQLTSAMYADGGTVDFAKLQHKLNQALTDDQYTGASSTLVCAYSVGDDIVLKHLGDSRAYRYDGVSWHCLTEDHSFINELKADGVAIHDEYASCYDALVGYFVVDRMADMSVVQMASCQTLRLKSGESLLLCSDGFSEVLDGQLLPMDGEISPKQWLSDSIHQIKQIGRIKPNQQLDNISAILVRCV, encoded by the coding sequence ATGACATATCAAATCCAAGCTGTAAACTGGCGTGGTGGTATGGCGTACCAACAAGATGCGGTACTGATTGCACCCAAAGTTTATCAACACAAAGGACTGATTAGTCGGTGTTATGATGCCAAACAGTTTTGTATCGCTGTTGCTGATGGCGTATCGGCTAGTCCTTATTCGGCACTGGCATCACGAACCTTGTTACAGCTTACAAGTGCGATGTACGCTGATGGCGGAACGGTGGATTTTGCCAAGCTACAACACAAGCTCAATCAAGCACTCACAGATGATCAATACACAGGTGCAAGCAGCACCTTAGTGTGTGCTTATTCAGTGGGTGATGATATTGTGCTTAAACATCTTGGCGATAGTCGGGCATATCGCTATGACGGCGTATCATGGCACTGTCTCACCGAAGATCACAGCTTTATCAATGAACTAAAGGCAGATGGCGTGGCGATACACGATGAGTATGCTAGCTGTTATGATGCATTGGTGGGATATTTTGTTGTTGATCGCATGGCAGATATGTCGGTAGTCCAGATGGCGAGCTGTCAGACTTTAAGGTTGAAGTCAGGTGAGAGTCTGCTACTGTGCAGTGATGGTTTTTCTGAAGTATTGGATGGTCAGCTTTTGCCAATGGATGGTGAAATCAGCCCAAAACAATGGCTCAGCGACAGTATTCATCAAATCAAACAAATCGGACGAATCAAACCCAATCAGCAGCTTGATAACATCAGTGCTATATTGGTGCGGTGCGTGTAA
- a CDS encoding IS1595 family transposase: protein MKITRCKLSKKVQVKLLEFFVLEVTARSAADLLEIHHNSAALFYHKIRLVIEYRLNLEACELFDGEVELDESYFGGIRKGKRGRGAAGKVAVFGLLKRNGKVYTACVKDTKAKTLMPIIASKIKPDSVVYTDSYRSYNALDVSDFKHFRINHSKEFANNHNHINGIENFWSQSKCILRKYNGIDKKHFHLFIKECEFRFNYGTPSNQLRLLRKWCGV from the coding sequence ATGAAGATAACCCGTTGTAAATTAAGTAAAAAAGTTCAAGTTAAACTGCTTGAATTTTTTGTGCTTGAAGTCACCGCAAGATCAGCTGCTGATTTGTTAGAGATACATCATAATTCAGCTGCTTTGTTTTATCATAAAATTCGCTTGGTGATTGAATATCGCTTAAACCTTGAAGCTTGTGAATTATTTGACGGTGAAGTAGAATTGGATGAAAGCTATTTCGGTGGCATTCGTAAAGGCAAGCGTGGACGGGGTGCTGCTGGCAAAGTTGCCGTATTTGGTCTTTTAAAACGCAATGGTAAGGTTTATACTGCCTGTGTTAAAGATACCAAAGCTAAGACATTAATGCCTATTATTGCCAGTAAAATCAAACCTGATAGCGTGGTTTATACAGATAGCTATCGAAGTTATAATGCTTTGGATGTGAGTGATTTTAAACACTTTAGAATTAATCATTCCAAAGAATTTGCAAACAATCATAATCACATTAACGGCATTGAAAACTTTTGGTCGCAATCCAAATGCATTCTAAGAAAATATAACGGTATTGACAAAAAGCATTTTCATTTATTTATCAAAGAATGCGAGTTTAGATTTAACTATGGCACACCATCCAATCAATTAAGATTGTTAAGAAAATGGTGTGGGGTTTAG
- a CDS encoding HNH endonuclease family protein has product MLNLPADVHIKYLEKLCDQFYFNRFYNNGHGDEYFDIIYKDPKLNEIQNHEFLHQGTAVANFIFNRLDYILWKDCNNDPEIHLSKIEEKDQKFHQKFQDEFKNFKFTARNSVEHFYPQNPRNGEVLDSVDCFGNLCLITHGQNSSLNNQMPNDKKQDYLKSTHRSVSIKQMLMMTYENWSEKEIKEHGKAMIKLLNQHICTTQSDA; this is encoded by the coding sequence GTGCTAAATTTGCCTGCCGATGTTCATATTAAGTATTTGGAAAAACTGTGTGATCAGTTTTATTTTAATCGGTTTTATAATAATGGTCATGGTGATGAGTATTTTGACATCATTTATAAAGACCCTAAATTAAATGAGATTCAAAATCATGAATTTTTACATCAAGGCACAGCGGTGGCGAATTTTATCTTTAATCGCTTGGATTATATTTTGTGGAAAGACTGTAATAATGATCCCGAAATTCATTTGAGCAAGATTGAAGAAAAAGATCAGAAATTTCATCAGAAATTTCAGGATGAGTTCAAAAATTTTAAATTTACCGCCAGAAATTCGGTGGAGCATTTTTATCCACAAAACCCGCGGAATGGCGAAGTTCTTGATAGCGTTGATTGTTTTGGCAACCTATGCTTAATTACTCATGGTCAAAATTCATCATTAAACAACCAAATGCCCAACGATAAAAAGCAGGATTATCTTAAATCCACGCATCGATCGGTTAGTATCAAGCAAATGCTAATGATGACTTATGAAAATTGGAGCGAAAAAGAAATAAAAGAACATGGCAAAGCAATGATTAAGCTGCTCAATCAGCATATCTGCACGACACAATCTGACGCATGA
- a CDS encoding LPS-assembly protein LptD has translation MRHRQSSRRRAMSSSAVKSPLHLAIKSVLCGAIILPVAPFANAELVIDQQIVGLAEQTADVINADAQSVNVQSANTGATDTAANTDANVFDGVDFDAIAAQTQDTQAAEQVEQAEQATDATDTTANTTDQAVLKADAQGDVNTAQANTEPSVADQLIARLGFEGNGAKSQSLAKLAESYQTLPSHDARCQGVWLHPQSQSATVSAQTDSSGSVLPAGAIYSQSDYGYYDAKRYAELSGNVIVEQNGQRVMADKIKLDTVTGEAVASGQVQFSDAGTANNGAGIIGVADNLQYDTDGTTARATDVAFASTSIGAHGYAGQMDKLSSSEYQMSDVMFTTCPPTNRKWHLDAERIDINSDTGRAVARNTTLRVKEVPVLYLPYFNFPIDDRRATGFLLPSVGFGASGSFEVSAPYYLNLAPNYDATITPTIFTNRNPMITGEFRYLTNHLGAGTLTTSYLPSDKEFNNEDRYRIRYDHLWRSKSIKNLSAYALYQRLSDAKYLSDFDSLNLENNELNLPRRAGVQYFNENIFADLRVEDFQRLDGTDLGGVRIADKDRPYARLPQLSINYRVPETWTHFDENLDITGVHNTAYFKKSIKDGSEAEKSGVRMYNQISASYPMIKSWGYVTPKLSLTHLYASYDEDSLAAQNLSVKDGSYSVFAPTASVDAGLFFQKQGSPFGLYDKSLGGYQTLTPHIKYTYTPYRDQDGIPNFDTSIAQTSYDQLLSDSWYLGYDRIQDLHAVTPAINYRYIDSSGRTRFEGNLAEQILLDDLRVGIDSSEVYTGKSSGLAWQASMQPMDNLWIDTAGAFTPSYDLNSAAVQLRYQQDDRYLFNFGVIERKEHRATNQRPLSAYTASAVFPINNSWRLLGQAQYDYRNDLLLDALVGVNYEDCCYGLSVYARRYRDEINPQDKPNTAIMAEFRLNGITSGGKLNRLLSDRVLGYDQAQRAWERNY, from the coding sequence ATGCGTCATCGTCAGTCTTCTCGTCGCCGTGCAATGTCATCATCTGCCGTCAAATCGCCGCTGCATTTGGCGATCAAAAGCGTGCTGTGTGGTGCGATTATCTTGCCTGTCGCGCCATTTGCCAATGCTGAATTGGTGATTGATCAGCAGATCGTAGGCTTGGCTGAACAAACCGCAGATGTGATCAATGCCGACGCTCAAAGCGTGAATGTACAAAGTGCAAACACTGGTGCGACTGATACAGCGGCTAATACGGATGCCAATGTCTTTGATGGCGTGGATTTTGATGCCATTGCCGCTCAAACACAAGATACCCAAGCAGCCGAGCAAGTAGAACAAGCGGAGCAAGCCACTGATGCGACTGATACGACCGCCAATACCACCGATCAAGCCGTCCTAAAAGCCGATGCACAAGGCGATGTCAATACCGCACAAGCCAATACCGAGCCATCGGTTGCTGATCAGCTGATCGCACGCTTAGGCTTTGAAGGCAATGGCGCAAAAAGCCAAAGCTTAGCCAAGCTTGCCGAAAGCTATCAGACCCTGCCAAGCCATGATGCGCGCTGTCAAGGCGTGTGGCTGCATCCGCAAAGCCAAAGTGCGACAGTCAGCGCGCAGACTGATAGCAGTGGCAGTGTCCTGCCTGCAGGCGCGATCTATTCGCAGTCGGATTATGGCTATTATGATGCCAAGCGTTATGCTGAATTATCAGGTAATGTCATCGTCGAACAAAACGGTCAGCGCGTGATGGCAGATAAGATCAAGCTTGACACCGTCACAGGTGAAGCGGTGGCATCAGGTCAGGTGCAGTTTAGCGATGCAGGCACAGCCAATAATGGCGCAGGCATCATCGGCGTGGCAGATAATCTACAGTACGATACCGATGGCACGACCGCACGCGCAACCGATGTTGCTTTTGCCAGCACCAGCATTGGCGCGCATGGCTATGCAGGTCAGATGGATAAGCTGAGTAGCAGCGAATATCAGATGTCAGATGTGATGTTCACCACTTGTCCACCAACCAATCGCAAATGGCATCTGGATGCCGAACGCATTGATATCAACAGCGACACAGGTCGCGCGGTCGCACGCAATACTACTTTGCGCGTCAAAGAAGTGCCTGTCTTATACTTGCCTTATTTTAATTTCCCGATCGATGATCGCCGCGCCACAGGCTTTTTGTTGCCGTCGGTGGGTTTTGGTGCATCAGGCAGCTTTGAAGTCAGCGCGCCTTATTATTTAAACCTTGCGCCAAACTATGACGCGACCATCACGCCGACCATCTTTACCAATCGCAACCCGATGATCACAGGTGAGTTTCGTTATCTGACCAATCATCTTGGCGCAGGCACTTTGACGACATCGTATTTACCAAGTGATAAAGAGTTCAACAACGAAGATCGCTATCGCATCCGTTATGATCATTTGTGGCGTTCTAAGTCCATCAAGAATTTGAGCGCATATGCCCTGTATCAGCGTCTGTCTGATGCCAAATATCTGTCGGATTTTGATTCATTAAACCTTGAAAATAATGAACTGAACTTACCGCGTCGTGCTGGTGTGCAGTATTTTAACGAAAATATCTTTGCTGATTTGCGCGTAGAAGATTTTCAGCGTTTGGACGGTACAGATCTTGGCGGTGTGCGCATCGCTGATAAAGACCGCCCTTATGCGCGTCTGCCGCAGCTGTCGATCAATTATCGCGTGCCAGAGACATGGACGCATTTTGATGAAAATCTTGACATCACAGGCGTGCACAACACTGCTTATTTCAAAAAATCAATCAAAGATGGCTCAGAAGCTGAAAAAAGCGGCGTGCGTATGTATAACCAAATCTCGGCAAGCTATCCGATGATCAAATCATGGGGCTATGTCACGCCAAAATTAAGCCTAACGCACCTTTATGCCAGCTATGATGAAGACAGCCTGGCGGCGCAAAACTTAAGCGTAAAAGACGGCTCTTATTCGGTATTTGCGCCAACAGCAAGTGTCGATGCAGGTCTATTTTTCCAAAAACAAGGCAGTCCGTTTGGTTTATATGATAAAAGCTTGGGCGGTTATCAGACTTTGACACCGCACATCAAATACACTTATACGCCCTACCGCGACCAAGACGGTATTCCAAATTTCGATACCAGTATCGCGCAGACAAGCTATGATCAGCTATTGTCCGACAGTTGGTATCTGGGCTATGACCGCATCCAAGATCTACACGCTGTGACCCCTGCGATTAATTATCGCTACATCGATAGCTCAGGTCGTACGCGCTTTGAAGGTAATTTGGCTGAGCAGATTTTGTTGGATGACTTGCGTGTCGGTATTGACAGCAGTGAAGTTTATACTGGCAAAAGCTCTGGTCTAGCATGGCAAGCTAGTATGCAGCCGATGGATAATCTGTGGATCGATACAGCAGGTGCGTTCACGCCAAGCTACGATCTGAACAGTGCCGCGGTACAGCTACGCTACCAACAAGACGACAGATACCTGTTCAACTTCGGCGTGATCGAGCGCAAAGAACACCGTGCGACCAATCAGCGTCCGCTGTCAGCTTATACCGCATCGGCTGTATTCCCGATCAATAACAGCTGGCGACTGCTTGGACAGGCGCAGTATGATTATCGTAATGATTTGCTGTTAGATGCCTTGGTTGGTGTCAATTATGAAGACTGCTGCTATGGCTTGTCGGTCTATGCGCGCCGTTATCGCGATGAGATCAATCCGCAAGATAAGCCGAACACGGCGATCATGGCAGAGTTTCGCCTAAATGGTATCACATCAGGCGGTAAGCTAAATCGTTTGCTGAGTGATCGTGTGCTTGGCTATGATCAGGCACAGCGTGCGTGGGAGCGCAATTACTAA